In the Lepidochelys kempii isolate rLepKem1 chromosome 3, rLepKem1.hap2, whole genome shotgun sequence genome, one interval contains:
- the KIAA0408 gene encoding uncharacterized protein KIAA0408 homolog isoform X1, translating to MDLHKQLENTEKNWTKEKMELLERFDSERKEWESQWKVMQKKIEELYQEVKLRRESNMNVRDNKAIQSKMLQLSVYSPTSEGSDTAELNCRHNLASDRMEEKSLLSKTEQECKETRTQGKNNVLLRNSLAFDNQEKYEDLLSLKIPKKDTSSYAGDLNAALKELAKVSEELCSYQEEIRKKPNHRRMKSLPFLEEFEETQNTVIMPEINCMSSNEPQTSSITFETEGQNNRKNLMSANRGLKDMPCSSFTGGRGRDFMPWPKKEAPPVPPRSTSRHLTNSLSAAVQISEVPVKDTDSRSNCKVQEDRNGRKCINPSLAKQSEDPVAHANEGKSVKDGAVVTASVPIAKKERVSECSVAAGFCHNTWSCDVGKLGKGTPNGSSPLSAQKSCSDGNMVQTENLHRRHCPKSHNVLHYGNDSCDPAMLPKKTPKNETLAAKIDEFNRTVFHTDKCNKSLQENQKLQRPTGDHKHCGPGCDWMINRTETVNASYVSNPRLSAAKKQDPCNPTKAARTTGQQKQINGLLSTSGYRHMLHERDWRPINLSGRPRSADSRSNYGVVEKLLKNYEKSTVTSLYNSKCCKDKGTQSDSEFTDGSCETLSGYLEMLQTEQGKQEFQRNSARRVGQQVKQGKERQKLPEISVPAKCSTGKGFSRPARPANRRLPSRWASRSPSAPPAVRMTAHSYSLSLQSETTVV from the exons ATGGACCTACATAAACAACTGGAGAATACTGAAAAGAACTGGACTAAAGAGAAGATGGAACTGCTGGAGAGATTTGACAGTGAAAGGAAGGAGTGGGAAAGTCAGTGGAAGGTCATGCAGAAGAAAATAGAAGAG CTTTACCAGGAGGTAAAACTAAGGCGGGAGAGCAATATGAATGTCCGGGATAATAAGGCCATTCAAAGCAAGATGCTGCAGCTATCTGTATATTCCCCTACTTCAGAAGGGAGTGACACAGCAGAACTGAACTGTCGACATAACTTGGCAAGTGACCGGATGGAAGAAAAGAGTTTGCTCAGTAAAACAGAACAAGAATGTAAAGAAACTAGAACTCAGGggaaaaacaatgttttgttAAGGAACAGTCTGGCCTTTGACAACCAGGAGAAATATGAAGACCTCCTCAGCTTGAAAATTCCTAAGAAAGATACCAGTAGTTATGCTGGTGATCTCAATGCA gcTCTTAAAGAACTGGCAAAAGTTAGTGAAGAGTTATGCAGCTATCAAGAGGAAATTCGAAAGAAGCCCAACCACAGAAG AATGAAGTCACTTCCTTTTCTGGAAGAATTTGAAGAAACCCAAAACACAGTTATTATGCCTGAGATTAACTGCATGTCCAGCAATGAACCACAAACTTCTTCCATCACTTTTGAAACAGAAGGACAAAATAACAGGAAGAACTTGATGAGTGCCAACAGGGGTTTGAAAGATATGCCTTGTAGCTCTTTTACTGGTGGTAGAGGAAGAGACTTCATGCCCTGGCCAAAAAAAGAAGCCCCACCAGTTCCTCCACGGAGCACTTCTCGACATCTGACAAACTCACTTTCTGCAGCTGTACAGATCTCTGAAGTACCCGTAAAAGATACAGACAGCAGAAGCAACTGTAAGGTTCAGGAGGATAGGAATGGAAGGAAATGTATTAATCCTTCTCTTGCAAAACAGAGTGAAGATCCAGTGGCACATGCAAATGAAGGAAAGTCTGTGAAAGATGGTGCAGTGGTAACTGCTTCAGTACCTATAGCCAAAAAAGAGAGAGTCTCTGAGTGCAGTGTAGCGGCAGGTTTTTGTCACAACACATGGTCATGTGATGTGGGCAAGCTTGGAAAAGGTACTCCGAATGGATCTTCCCCGTTGTCTGCCCAGAAAAGCTGTTCAGATGGAAATATGGTGCAAACAgagaatttgcacagaagacattgCCCTAAATCTCATAATGTTTTACATTATGGTAATGACTCCTGTGACCCTGCAATGTTGCCAAAGAAGACCCCAAAAAATGAAACATTGGCAGCAAAGATCGATGAATTTAACAGGACTGTATTTCATACAGATAAATGCAACAAATCTTTGCAAGAAAATCAGAAGCTTCAAAGACCAACTGGAGATCATAAACACTGTGGCCCAGGGTGTGACTGGATGATTAACAGAACAGAAACTGTAAATGCATCTTATGTTTCAAATCCCAGACTCTCTGCAGCAAAGAAACAGGATCCCTGCAATCCAACCAAAGCTGCCAGAACAACAGGGCAACAAAAGCAAATAAATGGACTTCTAAGCACCAGTGGCTACCGGCATATGCTTCACGAGCGTGATTGGAGACCAATTAATTTATCTGGTCGCCCACGTTCAGCTGACTCGAGGTCAAACTATGGAGTTGTTGAAAAACTTTTGAAAAACTATGAAAAATCAACAGTGACATCTTTATATAATTCTAAATGCTGCAAAGATAAGGGGACACAGTCAGATTCTGAGTTCACAGATGGGAGTTGTGAGACATTGAGTGGGTATTTAGAAATGCTCCAGACAGAGCAAGGAAAGCAAGAGTTTCAGAGGAATTCAGCCAGGCGTGTTGGGCAGCAAGTCAAACAAGGCAAAGAGAGACAGAAGTTACCAGAG ATATCTGTGCCAGCTAAATGTTCAACTGGGAAAGGCTTCTCCCGGCCAGCGCGGCCAGCAAATCGACGCTTACCTTCCAGGTGGGCATCCAGATCACCTTCAGCACCACCTGCTGTGAGAATGACTGCACACAGTTATTCTCTCTCACTTCAGTCAGAGACGACAGTAGTCTGA
- the KIAA0408 gene encoding uncharacterized protein KIAA0408 homolog isoform X2, whose amino-acid sequence MDLHKQLENTEKNWTKEKMELLERFDSERKEWESQWKVMQKKIEELYQEVKLRRESNMNVRDNKAIQSKMLQLSVYSPTSEGSDTAELNCRHNLASDRMEEKSLLSKTEQECKETRTQGKNNVLLRNSLAFDNQEKYEDLLSLKIPKKDTSSYAGDLNAALKELAKVSEELCSYQEEIRKKPNHRRMKSLPFLEEFEETQNTVIMPEINCMSSNEPQTSSITFETEGQNNRKNLMSANRGLKDMPCSSFTGGRGRDFMPWPKKEAPPVPPRSTSRHLTNSLSAAVQISEVPVKDTDSRSNCKVQEDRNGRKCINPSLAKQSEDPVAHANEGKSVKDGAVVTASVPIAKKERVSECSVAAGFCHNTWSCDVGKLGKGTPNGSSPLSAQKSCSDGNMVQTENLHRRHCPKSHNVLHYGNDSCDPAMLPKKTPKNETLAAKIDEFNRTVFHTDKCNKSLQENQKLQRPTGDHKHCGPGCDWMINRTETVNASYVSNPRLSAAKKQDPCNPTKAARTTGQQKQINGLLSTSGYRHMLHERDWRPINLSGRPRSADSRSNYGVVEKLLKNYEKSTVTSLYNSKCCKDKGTQSDSEFTDGSCETLSGYLEMLQTEQGKQEFQRNSARRVGQQVKQGKERQKLPEHPCPHISCCN is encoded by the exons ATGGACCTACATAAACAACTGGAGAATACTGAAAAGAACTGGACTAAAGAGAAGATGGAACTGCTGGAGAGATTTGACAGTGAAAGGAAGGAGTGGGAAAGTCAGTGGAAGGTCATGCAGAAGAAAATAGAAGAG CTTTACCAGGAGGTAAAACTAAGGCGGGAGAGCAATATGAATGTCCGGGATAATAAGGCCATTCAAAGCAAGATGCTGCAGCTATCTGTATATTCCCCTACTTCAGAAGGGAGTGACACAGCAGAACTGAACTGTCGACATAACTTGGCAAGTGACCGGATGGAAGAAAAGAGTTTGCTCAGTAAAACAGAACAAGAATGTAAAGAAACTAGAACTCAGGggaaaaacaatgttttgttAAGGAACAGTCTGGCCTTTGACAACCAGGAGAAATATGAAGACCTCCTCAGCTTGAAAATTCCTAAGAAAGATACCAGTAGTTATGCTGGTGATCTCAATGCA gcTCTTAAAGAACTGGCAAAAGTTAGTGAAGAGTTATGCAGCTATCAAGAGGAAATTCGAAAGAAGCCCAACCACAGAAG AATGAAGTCACTTCCTTTTCTGGAAGAATTTGAAGAAACCCAAAACACAGTTATTATGCCTGAGATTAACTGCATGTCCAGCAATGAACCACAAACTTCTTCCATCACTTTTGAAACAGAAGGACAAAATAACAGGAAGAACTTGATGAGTGCCAACAGGGGTTTGAAAGATATGCCTTGTAGCTCTTTTACTGGTGGTAGAGGAAGAGACTTCATGCCCTGGCCAAAAAAAGAAGCCCCACCAGTTCCTCCACGGAGCACTTCTCGACATCTGACAAACTCACTTTCTGCAGCTGTACAGATCTCTGAAGTACCCGTAAAAGATACAGACAGCAGAAGCAACTGTAAGGTTCAGGAGGATAGGAATGGAAGGAAATGTATTAATCCTTCTCTTGCAAAACAGAGTGAAGATCCAGTGGCACATGCAAATGAAGGAAAGTCTGTGAAAGATGGTGCAGTGGTAACTGCTTCAGTACCTATAGCCAAAAAAGAGAGAGTCTCTGAGTGCAGTGTAGCGGCAGGTTTTTGTCACAACACATGGTCATGTGATGTGGGCAAGCTTGGAAAAGGTACTCCGAATGGATCTTCCCCGTTGTCTGCCCAGAAAAGCTGTTCAGATGGAAATATGGTGCAAACAgagaatttgcacagaagacattgCCCTAAATCTCATAATGTTTTACATTATGGTAATGACTCCTGTGACCCTGCAATGTTGCCAAAGAAGACCCCAAAAAATGAAACATTGGCAGCAAAGATCGATGAATTTAACAGGACTGTATTTCATACAGATAAATGCAACAAATCTTTGCAAGAAAATCAGAAGCTTCAAAGACCAACTGGAGATCATAAACACTGTGGCCCAGGGTGTGACTGGATGATTAACAGAACAGAAACTGTAAATGCATCTTATGTTTCAAATCCCAGACTCTCTGCAGCAAAGAAACAGGATCCCTGCAATCCAACCAAAGCTGCCAGAACAACAGGGCAACAAAAGCAAATAAATGGACTTCTAAGCACCAGTGGCTACCGGCATATGCTTCACGAGCGTGATTGGAGACCAATTAATTTATCTGGTCGCCCACGTTCAGCTGACTCGAGGTCAAACTATGGAGTTGTTGAAAAACTTTTGAAAAACTATGAAAAATCAACAGTGACATCTTTATATAATTCTAAATGCTGCAAAGATAAGGGGACACAGTCAGATTCTGAGTTCACAGATGGGAGTTGTGAGACATTGAGTGGGTATTTAGAAATGCTCCAGACAGAGCAAGGAAAGCAAGAGTTTCAGAGGAATTCAGCCAGGCGTGTTGGGCAGCAAGTCAAACAAGGCAAAGAGAGACAGAAGTTACCAGAG CATCCATGTCCACATATCTCATGCTGCAACTGA